TTGCAATCAGCCGGGTAGTCGCCTCCGGCACAGGAGGATGATGATAATAACGGCGACGTTGAATCGAGCCCCCACAGGTTGGAGAAGACGTGAGCCTGTCCCGTACACCGGCGGATCCAGTTCTGGTGGTCGACAGAGAAGAAAGGTGCACCGCTGGGCGAGACAATCTCGTCCAGATAGTATCGGGCAAATCTTAATCCACATGCTGGTGGCACggaggaggacgacgagCCCTCAAGACCGGTGATCGAGATAGTGACAGTAGGTGAGGCTACGAGTGATTTCATGTGGGTGTCGGTATGTAATGGAGGCACATTGTTGCTGTTGGTTCTGCTGGCGCTTGGTGAGATCAAGGATAAGCTGCTTCTTGTCGTTTCTGTCGCGCGACTATCAAGACGACGAGTCAACAGCCCTTGGTCGCCATTCATTGAACGCGAGACTCTCCGGCTTCGTGGGCAAGGGCGAGCATCTTACAATGGGCGCAATGGCAACTCACAGTGTGGTGGGGGCTGCACGTCTTCTCTGGTGCATAACGCGGTTGAAGGTGCACTGTAGCTGGTGATGGCTGCACCAGTCGCACCGGGGCACAGCCGCATCGCAATGAATCTGCAGTTGAGACAACTACGGTCAGTAAAGCAAGCAAGAATCACGAGTCACTGTTGCACATGCCTTCCTCTGATGGCACTCATCGCAGGCTCGCTTTTTAACAGTGAAGAAGCTGGCCATGGTTGCGTGGTGGATTTGGGCGGCCAAGTGGCAGATTCTGTGTTGGCGGACGATGGCTTTATGGCAGGTATGAAGAAGATGCACTCGTGCCAGGAACGAAGGAATTAGTACGACCCAACATATATTATAGAGTAAGGCACGTATTGGTGAGCGTGTAAGTAGAAGATGACCGGTAAGCTCGGTGAAGGTGGGGCAGATAAAATGTCACCGAAGGTCTGGAAAGTCAGGACCTGCGGCAACTCACCGAACAAGACCCagtttattttttatcgCAAAGCAGTGACCCCACTAAAATTTTCTTATCGGGTCCTCCCCAACTCTCCATTTCTCTTGCGCCCGACTCTGCTCCAAACAAGACTTTGTGGTTTTTCATTGTACTCGTCTTTTGAGAACTTTTTCGCACTGCTCGACTGGACTTCAATTGACGACATACTAGCGAGAAAAGCCGGTCGCAAATACAGATTCCACCATGTCAGGCTTTCAGATCCCCGGACTGGGGTTCGCGAAACCAAACGAGACCCTGCCGCCGGTGCCCGCCGACGTTCTCGCTGCCGCCGCGAGCTTCGAGGGCGTAGATCCCGAGATTATCGCCGCCGCCAACGGCACCTCGGAGCAGATCCAGAACCAGAATGAGGACGTCAATATGGGAGAGAGCACGACCGAGTCGCAGCCCGCCCCTGCGCCTGCGCAAACAGCAGAGCCCGTCGCCGCCGCACCCGTCGCCGCCGCACCACAGGAGGTCACCGACCCCGATGCCATGAACGTCGACGATGCCGCCGAGCCCCCTTCCCTGACAGACGCCCTCGAGGCCATGATCAGTGGTCTCGATCATACTCCCCCAGCCCAGCCAGTCGAAGTTCCCCAAGAGGCGTCTGCAGCAGCTCAAGAAGCGCCTGCGCCTACGTCTGCGTCCACACCTGCGACCGCACCTGCACCCGCAGCACCAGAGATGATTGACGCCCCTCAAATGCTCGAAAGACCCCAAATGATCGATGCCCCGACCTCCTCCACCGCCGACCAAGACCAACAAGACCCCGCCGCCGAAGGCGAAGGCGACCACCCCGAGTGGGAAGCCGACTCCTCGCCCTACGAGTCCTCCTCCGACTCCTCCAGCGACTCCTCCTCGGACTCGGACGACGATTCGGACGCAGGCGGCTACCAGCTCCTCGGCGTAGAAGAGACGGCGCGCATGCTCATGGAAATGGAAGGCGGCTCAGACGACGAAGGCGGAGGCGACGGCAagaacggcggcggcgcggggGCCGGCGCCTCGGGACACCTGCGCACCAAGAACGAGGTCGCCGACGTCGCGGTCCCCGCCAAGCCCGACGTGACCCTCACCGCGGACGACAAGATTGAGGAGCTCGGGCTCGTGGAGCAGATTGTCGAGAACATCATGGTGGTGAGGGCTTTCACGCCGGGCGAGTACCAGGTCCTCGACACGGGGTCGGTGCTCTGCACCGAGGACCGGAAAGTGTTTGGCGTGGTGTGGGAGACGATCGGCAAGGTGCTGCAGCCGCTGTATACCGTCATGCTCTCCACGGCCGAGGAGATTGCCGAGGCCGGGCTGGCTGTCGGCGTGAAGGTGTACTACCCGCCCGCGCACGCCAAATTCGTGTTCACGCAGCCGTTGAAGAATTTGAAGGGATCAGACGCGAGTAACATCCACGACGAAGAGATTGCCGAGGACGAGATGGAGTTCTCGGACGACGAGAAGGAGGCGGAGCACAAGAGGCAGATcaagcagaagaagaaggaggcgAGGTTCGGCAAGGACGGTGGCGAACGCGGTGGACCTAGCGAGAAGAGGAGCAGGAATCATCGCGAGCCGCATCCGCTGCGGAACGAGGTCAGCGCCGCGGCTGCCGGTCCTTCTACCGATGGCGGACTCAActacgacgacgaggacgatgGCCCGTACAAGCCCCTCGCGCGACCGCCTGGGTTCGGCCAGGCCCCGCCTGCGCAGCAGAGTTTCACTACGGAGCCTGAACCGGGTCGTTTCGGCGGGCGCAGAGGTGGACGTGGCGACTCTAGGGGACGCGGCGATAGGGGCAGGGGAGGAGGTCGTGGTCGTGGACGCGGCGGGTACGGAAACCGCGGGGATCACAGGGAGGGATACTCGGCGCCTCAGAGACATCActcgggcggcggcggtgaccagcaacatcaacatcaacagcagcaccagcagcggcagcaggGTGCGCCCGCGCCGACGGCGCCGACGTTCAACTTCCCGTTCCCCGGGATGCCCGTGCCGCAGCCGGGTCAGCAGGGTTTCCCTGCCgtaccgccgccgccgccgggtTGGCCGACGCAAGGTGGTCAGCCTGGGCAGGGCGCGCAGCAGGGTGCTTATATCAACCCGGCCTTCTTTGCCGCGTTGCTTGGACAgatgcagcaacagcagcagcagcaaggcCAGCCGCAACAACAAGGAGGACAATATCAAGGCCAGCAGCCCCCTCAGCCTCCTCAGCCGCCGCACCAATGGGGTGCTCAACCGCCTCCGCAGTAGATCAACTTTCATCAAAGCTGAAGATGAGATGTGGCGGTAGTGCTGGTGGTGGACAGGTGAAGGTGCAAAGCTCGACGCGCTTAGTTGAGCTCGGCATAAGTACCATATGAGGTGGGAGGCAGCGTGGGGGTGGGATTGGAACCTCTGTGATTCTGCACTGAGAAGGGTGAGGCCAAAGGAGACCTATGCCAGCTACCAGCGTAGACGAAGTCTTGAAGCAAGGGACGTGCAAAGGCTTCGATCAGATGGCTTGCTCTAGCTGTCACGTTTGGCACACTGAACCGGGAGGCTACCAGCCAAGGTAAGGCCCAACCGCAACCTAGAAGCGCGAAGCTAGAAAGGAGAGCGATCAGTGGTGGCTATTTGTATCGCATTGTAATGATTAGAACTGCGGGAACTTGCGACGCGACTATACGCGAAGAGGAGGTACGGATAGATAAAAGTGAAAaaataggtttttatttCGACATTAGACTGTGTGTGTTGCGCTCTGACTGACGGAAGAGGCTGTCTCCGAAGCGTCCGCCTGAAAATTCCGAAATGAACGGGTGGCATCTATTTTGTTCTAGGCTTGGTCGCTATGATGATCAAATGCAGCAATTCAGCCATTGATGAATGGCTTTTGAATATCAACGATGCCCGACGCTACACTGATCTGTTGTAGGGGACGTAGACAATCGAGATGAGACAGGTTTGTCGCGGAGCTGCATAAGGCTGGTGTACGGATCGCCGCCGCGGTCCTGTCTCCGCCTGTCTTCTCCCGCGTCCAAATAGCCGGATGCGCAGCAGGAGATCTCCCTCAGATCAAGACAAGGAAGACGGCAGGTGTGGCTAGGATCAATTGAAACATTCCATAACCTACTTCTCGGGCTATCCGGCTGATTGCGGGAGCATGCCACACAAAGGCAGTAAAATGACGCTGTGCCGATCTACGACGTCGAAGCCAGGTTTTCTCGTTGTGTCTGCATAATACGTTGTCTGAAGTGCTGGCTCTGCTCTTTGTGTAAGGCATGAACGGTTTGATGTGCTGCAGCCTGCATAGCGAGTCAATGTCATGGATGCAACGCTCTCTATACCCGGGAATGAGGATTGCGCGGTTTCCTGCAACTTCGTTCTGACGGAGACGACTCCATTCGCAATGTTGATGTTGTCGGCGTGTTGGTTGCCTGCGAAGACCTACAGGCTGCGGTAATTGACCCCCGTCCTCCGTATAGTCACATCCGGGTCTTTTCGTTAGATTGCCCGCTGATTAGCCATCATGTTTCCGCGTGTTCTCGCATGGATGTCATGGATGTCGATGGATAAGGCTGGTGGGCGGAGTTCATCTCCAGTGTGGAGAGATGGGCCACAATGCGAGAAAAATGCCAGCATCTGCCAGGTAGCCAGGTACCGAAAGGCGCTTGGCAGTGGCATGCTGTGGAGGCGGGCAGATCATGGGGGAGGCAACCGAAAGTTGAGACTTGACAGTGATGGCGAGTGCTCACTGCGCGACGGGTACGAAATAGGCGAACCAAACCTAATGGCACGAGCGGACGAACCGGCTTGTTTCAAAAGGTCTCTCCAATTTCGGTGTCACGGGTGTGTTGATCGAACCCTCGAGGGCTCAAGTAAGAGCGGTCTTGTGGCTTTAGGCTTTCTGGTGGCTTGACGGCGCCGTTCGATGCATGTCTTAAAATTAGCCTCTAGGTTAGGATTTGTTGTGTATTGTCTTTGCTTGTTTCCCTGAGACCACGCAGGAGATCTTGTTTGAATTTTCTTCCGGCGCACTGCGGGAAGTCTAAACGCAACCGAAAAAGCAACGAGATCGAACGGTGTGCAATTCTCGGTTCTTGGAGTCTCGACCGCTTGTTGGACTCAAACACACCGACTTCTGTCTGGCAGGCAGGACAACTGAAAGGTCCTCGCGGTAACGTGGCCTGACAAGTCTCGTATTCGAGGCAGATGGGCGGATGCTGAGCACTGACTGCTTTCTGTAGCTTAAGAAGATCAAGAAAGGGTAGTTGGGTGACAGAGAAAGCTGAAAGGCCCTTGCGACTCGCGAGGGAGAAGCACAGAGCATGTCGTGTCATTCTTTCAAAGACAAGATTGCTTCTTTAGGGGTCTTTAAAAGAGGCAGTGGTTTGGTGA
This is a stretch of genomic DNA from Colletotrichum lupini chromosome 10, complete sequence. It encodes these proteins:
- a CDS encoding NAF1 domain-containing protein, with the protein product MSGFQIPGLGFAKPNETLPPVPADVLAAAASFEGVDPEIIAAANGTSEQIQNQNEDVNMGESTTESQPAPAPAQTAEPVAAAPVAAAPQEVTDPDAMNVDDAAEPPSLTDALEAMISGLDHTPPAQPVEVPQEASAAAQEAPAPTSASTPATAPAPAAPEMIDAPQMLERPQMIDAPTSSTADQDQQDPAAEGEGDHPEWEADSSPYESSSDSSSDSSSDSDDDSDAGGYQLLGVEETARMLMEMEGGSDDEGGGDGKNGGGAGAGASGHLRTKNEVADVAVPAKPDVTLTADDKIEELGLVEQIVENIMVVRAFTPGEYQVLDTGSVLCTEDRKVFGVVWETIGKVLQPLYTVMLSTAEEIAEAGLAVGVKVYYPPAHAKFVFTQPLKNLKGSDASNIHDEEIAEDEMEFSDDEKEAEHKRQIKQKKKEARFGKDGGERGGPSEKRSRNHREPHPLRNEVSAAAAGPSTDGGLNYDDEDDGPYKPLARPPGFGQAPPAQQSFTTEPEPGRFGGRRGGRGDSRGRGDRGRGGGRGRGRGGYGNRGDHREGYSAPQRHHSGGGGDQQHQHQQQHQQRQQGAPAPTAPTFNFPFPGMPVPQPGQQGFPAVPPPPPGWPTQGGQPGQGAQQGAYINPAFFAALLGQMQQQQQQQGQPQQQGGQYQGQQPPQPPQPPHQWGAQPPPQ